In one Poseidonibacter antarcticus genomic region, the following are encoded:
- the panB gene encoding 3-methyl-2-oxobutanoate hydroxymethyltransferase → MSIIKNDFEKMNISKIKNFKNNKKITMITAYDALFSKLFEEIADMILVGDSLNMSFAGKPDTLSATLDQMIYHTNAVCTGAPKSFVILDMPFGSYINETQALENAVKVYQETNASAVKIEGGEDRANIIKHLTSNSIAVMGHIGLMPQYVRSEGGYKVRGKTQEDTLQLIQDAIAVEKAGAFAIVVEGVMSDAALEITKAVNIPIIGIGAGNVTDGQVLVWSDMLGFFEAFKPKFVRHYLDGATLVKEAVNQYRNDVQDKTFPSKDEEY, encoded by the coding sequence ATGAGTATAATAAAAAATGATTTTGAAAAAATGAATATATCTAAAATTAAGAATTTTAAGAATAACAAAAAGATTACAATGATAACAGCATACGATGCCCTATTCTCAAAACTTTTTGAAGAAATCGCAGATATGATTTTAGTTGGTGATAGTTTAAATATGAGTTTTGCAGGAAAGCCTGATACACTTTCAGCAACATTAGATCAAATGATTTATCATACAAATGCAGTATGCACAGGTGCTCCAAAATCCTTTGTAATTTTAGATATGCCTTTTGGGTCATATATAAATGAAACACAAGCTTTAGAAAATGCAGTAAAAGTTTATCAAGAAACAAATGCAAGTGCTGTCAAAATTGAAGGTGGAGAAGATAGAGCTAATATTATTAAACATTTAACTTCTAATTCAATTGCCGTTATGGGACATATTGGACTTATGCCACAATATGTACGAAGTGAAGGTGGATATAAAGTTAGGGGAAAAACGCAAGAAGATACTCTTCAATTAATCCAAGATGCCATAGCAGTTGAAAAAGCAGGTGCTTTTGCAATTGTTGTAGAAGGTGTTATGAGTGATGCAGCATTGGAAATTACAAAAGCTGTAAATATTCCAATTATTGGAATTGGTGCAGGAAATGTAACGGATGGTCAAGTACTAGTTTGGTCTGATATGTTAGGTTTCTTTGAAGCTTTTAAACCTAAATTTGTAAGACACTATTTAGATGGTGCAACACTTGTAAAAGAAGCAGTTAATCAATATAGAAATGACGTTCAAGATAAAACTTTCCCTTCTAAAGATGAAGAATACTAA
- the trpA gene encoding tryptophan synthase subunit alpha, which produces MSNNIDKKLVGYITASYPENNFTVDLSLSMKEAGVDTLELGIPFSDPVADGPVIEKANLLALNNGFKLSDLFEVSSKIAPQMDTLWMGYMNPFYKYGIENFLKKAEEYGISGTIIPDVPYEMAENILPLYKKYNKANISFVAPTDSEARIKEIISDSQKFIYMVAYAGITGSGQSEDLSTIISNVRKYTKTPLYIGFGVDAKTCKEKSQGVDGVIVGSAFVKHIIDDSLSYNEKITKISAIAKEIKEKINE; this is translated from the coding sequence ATGAGTAATAATATTGATAAAAAACTTGTAGGTTATATTACTGCTTCTTACCCTGAAAACAATTTTACAGTTGATTTGAGTTTAAGTATGAAAGAAGCAGGTGTTGATACATTAGAGTTGGGAATTCCCTTTTCTGATCCTGTTGCTGATGGACCTGTAATTGAAAAAGCAAATTTACTTGCTTTAAATAATGGTTTTAAATTAAGTGACCTTTTTGAAGTTTCTTCAAAAATAGCACCTCAAATGGATACTTTATGGATGGGTTATATGAATCCATTTTATAAGTATGGAATAGAAAACTTTTTAAAAAAAGCTGAAGAATATGGTATTAGTGGAACTATTATTCCTGATGTTCCTTATGAAATGGCAGAAAATATTTTGCCTTTATATAAAAAATATAATAAAGCTAATATATCATTTGTAGCTCCAACAGATAGTGAAGCTAGAATTAAAGAAATTATTAGTGATAGTCAAAAATTTATTTATATGGTGGCTTATGCAGGAATCACAGGAAGTGGTCAAAGTGAAGATTTGAGTACAATAATCTCAAATGTAAGAAAATATACAAAAACTCCTTTATACATTGGTTTTGGTGTTGATGCAAAAACATGTAAAGAAAAATCGCAAGGTGTTGATGGTGTAATTGTTGGTAGTGCTTTTGTAAAACATATAATTGATGATTCATTATCTTACAATGAAAAAATCACAAAAATTTCTGCAATTGCAAAAGAAATAAAAGAAAAAATAAACGAATAA
- a CDS encoding arginyltransferase translates to MHILNKDIEFIEEQRACSYFENKISDIRYKYMYACSPNSYQTMLERGWRRFGRMHFVPECKFCTKCVSMRIDVKNYKFSKSENRVINKNKDTKLYIRPPSMTMEHLDLYDKYHEFMNRKKDWPYSPIEPDEYSKSYVESSESYAKEFLYMRDDKLIAVALVDILPNAISSIYCYYDHDYADLSLGKFSILAQIKIAKEMNIPYIYLGYWIKDHFSMGYKEAYTPFEVLTNRPNLEEETIWKKYEL, encoded by the coding sequence ATGCATATTTTAAATAAAGATATTGAATTTATTGAAGAACAAAGAGCTTGTTCTTATTTTGAAAATAAAATATCTGATATTAGATATAAATATATGTATGCTTGTTCTCCAAATTCTTATCAAACTATGCTTGAACGAGGTTGGAGAAGATTTGGAAGAATGCATTTTGTACCTGAGTGTAAATTTTGTACAAAATGTGTTTCTATGAGAATTGATGTTAAAAATTATAAATTCTCAAAATCAGAAAATAGGGTAATAAATAAGAATAAAGATACAAAACTTTATATAAGACCTCCTTCTATGACTATGGAACATTTAGATTTATATGATAAATATCATGAGTTTATGAATAGAAAAAAAGATTGGCCGTATTCTCCTATTGAACCTGATGAATATTCAAAATCTTACGTTGAATCAAGTGAAAGCTATGCAAAAGAATTTTTATATATGAGAGATGATAAATTAATAGCTGTTGCACTTGTGGATATTTTACCAAATGCAATTTCTTCTATTTATTGTTATTATGATCATGATTATGCAGATTTATCTTTGGGAAAATTCTCAATATTAGCCCAAATAAAAATTGCAAAAGAGATGAATATACCTTATATATATTTAGGATATTGGATTAAAGATCATTTTTCTATGGGATATAAAGAAGCTTATACTCCTTTTGAAGTATTAACTAATAGACCAAACTTAGAAGAAGAAACAATTTGGAAAAAATATGAATTATAA